In a genomic window of Methanocalculus natronophilus:
- the tnpA gene encoding IS200/IS605 family transposase → MKYKLDKSAHSVYALYYHLVMVVKYRRKALYSDDIRERLKDIVWNLSEELGIEVVAHEPADDHYHLLFKATPKTNLVNVANVIKGVSSRRLRQEFPETKNLLWGDSFWSPSYFLATSGQVSLDALKEYVDSQLEK, encoded by the coding sequence ATGAAGTATAAACTCGATAAATCTGCACATTCTGTCTATGCTCTCTATTATCATCTGGTGATGGTTGTGAAATATCGCCGGAAAGCGTTGTATTCTGATGATATTCGGGAACGTTTGAAAGATATTGTGTGGAACCTATCGGAAGAGTTGGGTATAGAGGTGGTTGCTCATGAACCCGCAGACGATCACTATCATCTTCTGTTCAAGGCAACCCCGAAAACAAACCTCGTCAATGTTGCAAACGTGATCAAGGGCGTTTCATCGAGAAGACTGCGTCAGGAGTTCCCTGAAACAAAGAATCTGCTGTGGGGTGACTCATTCTGGTCCCCATCATATTTCCTTGCAACATCGGGACAGGTAAGTCTTGATGCTCTGAAAGAGTATGTTGACTCTCAACTGGAGAAGTAA
- a CDS encoding iron ABC transporter substrate-binding protein, whose product MDDTKINLRCAWTPLLIMVILLVVAAAGCVADTSPEGSVLITDQYGREVSVPSDVESVLCSGAGSLRYLVYLQAEGLAAGVDSADLVQDDVRGRPYSIVHGELFESLPLFGEMRGRDDPEKIVAISPDLIFKAGSSGIASGADAADAASLQQRTGVPVIGFQYGSVRTEADQLLMYDSLRLMGSVIGREDRAEAVIAFIDETIEDLEARTRDIPPEERKRAYVGGVGSRGAHGIISTEPAYGPFAWVHAENVASGLGTDHADIAKEALVDWDPEYLFIDLSSMHLGEGNALDQLKTDPALQGLTAVKTGNVYGVLPFNSYTTNYGTVLADAYFIGSVLYPEQFADIDPAEKADEIYSFLVGEPVFAELNSQYDGLGFSQIPI is encoded by the coding sequence ATGGATGATACTAAGATTAACTTGCGTTGTGCATGGACACCTCTCCTGATCATGGTGATCCTTCTTGTTGTTGCTGCTGCCGGATGTGTCGCGGATACATCCCCGGAGGGTTCTGTTCTCATCACCGACCAGTACGGGCGGGAGGTTTCTGTTCCGTCTGATGTGGAGTCTGTCCTCTGTTCGGGTGCCGGCTCACTCCGGTACCTCGTCTACCTCCAGGCAGAGGGCCTGGCTGCAGGTGTGGATTCTGCCGATCTGGTGCAGGACGATGTCCGCGGCAGGCCATATTCGATTGTGCATGGCGAGCTGTTTGAATCCCTGCCGCTCTTTGGGGAGATGCGTGGGAGGGACGATCCCGAGAAGATCGTAGCAATCAGCCCGGATCTCATCTTCAAGGCCGGGTCATCCGGTATAGCCTCGGGAGCAGATGCTGCAGATGCAGCGTCGCTCCAGCAGAGGACGGGGGTGCCGGTGATCGGGTTTCAGTATGGATCGGTCAGGACAGAGGCCGATCAGCTCCTGATGTATGACTCCCTCCGCCTGATGGGCAGCGTCATCGGCCGGGAGGACCGTGCCGAAGCGGTGATCGCCTTTATTGATGAGACGATTGAGGATCTGGAGGCACGGACGCGTGATATCCCTCCAGAAGAGCGGAAGCGGGCCTATGTCGGCGGTGTCGGCAGCAGGGGCGCCCATGGCATCATCTCGACTGAGCCAGCCTATGGGCCGTTTGCCTGGGTGCATGCGGAGAATGTGGCGTCCGGACTTGGTACTGACCATGCCGATATTGCCAAAGAAGCCCTTGTGGACTGGGACCCGGAGTATCTCTTCATTGATCTCTCCTCAATGCATCTTGGAGAGGGAAATGCCCTCGATCAGCTGAAGACTGATCCGGCACTCCAAGGGCTTACTGCTGTCAAAACCGGGAACGTCTATGGCGTTCTGCCATTCAACTCGTACACAACAAACTATGGAACCGTGCTTGCGGATGCGTACTTCATCGGATCAGTTCTGTATCCAGAGCAGTTTGCAGATATCGATCCGGCTGAAAAGGCTGATGAGATCTATTCATTCCTCGTCGGGGAGCCGGTCTTTGCAGAGCTGAACAGCCAGTATGACGGGCTTGGGTTCTCTCAGATCCCAATCTGA
- a CDS encoding iron ABC transporter substrate-binding protein, whose translation MNNRMGIIACGVVLLFLLAGAGCTTDPGTDPKTETQDATITDGFDRAVTIPQPVESVLCSGSGTLRYLVYLQGEDLVSGVDSQDKNFREIEGRPYALVHRDHFMTLPLFGELRGRDDPEKIIAIDPDLVFKGFLPGSPYAGSIADVENLEARTGVPVVGFVYGSLRNDAEKAEMQTALRVMGKAIGKDDRAEEVIDYIDATIADLEERTGDIPPEERKQVYVGGISHAGAHGIISTEPAYPPFLWVHADNVAGGLGIAHADVAREALVDWDPDYLFIDVNTMTTDDEGAIGQLKHDPALQGLTAVKEGKVYGVLPYNFYMTNYETVLANAYFVGSVLYPERFADIDPEEKAEEIMTFFLGEPVFAELNSQYGDLGFSQIPL comes from the coding sequence ATGAATAATAGAATGGGTATTATCGCCTGTGGTGTGGTGCTTCTCTTCCTCCTCGCAGGTGCCGGGTGTACGACAGATCCGGGAACTGATCCGAAGACAGAAACACAGGATGCAACCATCACCGATGGGTTTGACAGAGCCGTGACGATCCCGCAACCTGTTGAGAGCGTCCTCTGTTCGGGTTCAGGTACCCTCCGGTACCTGGTGTACCTGCAGGGTGAGGATCTCGTTAGTGGTGTGGACAGCCAGGATAAGAACTTCCGGGAGATTGAGGGGAGGCCGTATGCCCTGGTCCACCGCGATCATTTCATGACGCTTCCGCTCTTCGGGGAACTGCGTGGACGGGACGATCCTGAAAAGATCATTGCAATCGATCCTGATCTCGTCTTCAAGGGGTTCCTGCCCGGATCACCATATGCAGGCAGTATAGCTGATGTGGAGAATCTTGAGGCAAGAACCGGGGTGCCGGTGGTTGGATTTGTCTATGGCTCTCTGAGAAATGATGCGGAAAAAGCCGAGATGCAGACCGCCCTCAGGGTTATGGGCAAAGCGATTGGAAAAGATGATCGTGCCGAAGAGGTGATCGACTACATCGATGCGACGATAGCGGATCTTGAGGAACGCACCGGGGATATTCCTCCAGAAGAGCGGAAGCAGGTCTATGTCGGCGGTATAAGCCATGCAGGTGCACACGGCATCATCTCGACTGAGCCTGCATACCCGCCATTCCTCTGGGTGCATGCAGATAATGTGGCCGGAGGGCTTGGCATCGCACATGCCGATGTTGCCAGGGAGGCTTTAGTGGACTGGGATCCCGATTATCTCTTCATTGATGTGAATACCATGACAACAGACGATGAAGGCGCAATCGGGCAGCTGAAGCATGATCCTGCACTCCAGGGGCTTACTGCGGTGAAGGAAGGCAAAGTCTACGGTGTCCTCCCCTACAACTTCTACATGACAAACTACGAGACTGTGCTTGCGAATGCATATTTCGTCGGCTCTGTCCTGTATCCGGAGAGGTTTGCTGATATCGATCCGGAAGAGAAGGCAGAAGAGATCATGACCTTCTTCCTTGGAGAACCAGTCTTTGCAGAGCTGAACAGCCAGTATGGGGATCTCGGGTTCTCTCAGATCCCACTCTGA
- a CDS encoding DUF7289 family protein, producing the protein MRRDDGVSEAIGFILIFSIVVIGIAIVILYGLPLIIAGQGSADMRNMEQTMIVLQNDQKSLSYKMVPYKETALQVSGGTLHVTGVSGVFTVSYSDPDGVLRTLPSYEPGQIRYTSDLDRSRVAIENGAVVTRPGFAPGSAMLAEPRWYVDDHQTVTLIISFISFDTDRDRTLAGVGRLGMKSVSAKLNTTEYQVFPGTIEIGYTPHPEEDYSVAWENYLIGRLGMHSTGADSYRHPNAARLIVKETVIQISGF; encoded by the coding sequence ATGAGGCGGGATGACGGGGTCTCTGAGGCGATCGGGTTCATCCTGATCTTCTCGATTGTGGTGATCGGGATTGCGATTGTTATCCTGTATGGGCTGCCCCTGATCATCGCCGGGCAGGGGAGTGCGGATATGCGGAATATGGAGCAGACGATGATCGTCCTCCAGAACGACCAGAAATCGCTCAGCTACAAGATGGTGCCGTATAAAGAGACGGCGCTCCAGGTCTCGGGGGGGACACTCCACGTAACCGGGGTTTCCGGGGTCTTCACGGTATCGTACAGTGATCCGGATGGTGTTCTGCGGACACTCCCCTCCTATGAACCCGGCCAGATCCGGTACACATCTGATCTCGACCGGTCACGGGTTGCAATCGAGAACGGGGCGGTTGTGACGAGACCCGGGTTTGCTCCGGGATCAGCGATGCTTGCAGAGCCACGCTGGTATGTTGATGATCATCAAACAGTCACCCTGATCATCTCTTTCATCAGTTTCGACACGGACAGGGATCGCACCCTTGCTGGTGTCGGCCGGCTCGGGATGAAGAGCGTTTCGGCAAAGCTGAACACTACGGAATATCAGGTATTTCCCGGAACAATTGAGATTGGGTATACGCCCCATCCTGAAGAGGACTATTCTGTTGCCTGGGAAAACTACCTGATCGGGCGGCTCGGCATGCACAGTACCGGGGCAGATAGCTACCGCCATCCGAATGCAGCACGACTGATTGTCAAGGAGACTGTCATCCAGATCTCCGGATTCTGA
- the thiC gene encoding phosphomethylpyrimidine synthase ThiC has product MGTIIEEAKNGRLVSAAAFAAEKEGISTDYLIHEIAHGRVAVMVRDGRGTGIGQGFSAKVNVNLGTSTAITDPEAEVAKARIAEQYGADTITDLSMGGDITAIREAVVAETSVPLTTVPVYQATIEAGGVGELNADIIIDCVQKHAEEGISSLVLHATDRRILSALKRSQRILGVVSKGGSMTAAYMLRTGKENPFLEHFDEVAEIMRRHEIVVSLGNTMRGGSIVDGGDAAAALERKQNIEIADRFHEAGVQVIIEGCGGHVRIDRIPFCVRLYKDASSYPLFVAGPLATDRAVGHDHIAGAIGAAGAVAAGADYLCAITPAEHIGLPTGDEIRDGLIAFRIAAHAGDTVRLGLDESDRSFSQCRAALDWKGQVELAIDPEGIRSRVPESGPCSMCGDYCAIKIMQEHLGRF; this is encoded by the coding sequence ATGGGAACCATCATCGAAGAGGCTAAAAACGGCAGGTTAGTATCTGCTGCTGCTTTTGCCGCTGAAAAAGAAGGGATCAGCACAGACTACCTTATCCATGAGATCGCCCATGGCAGGGTTGCCGTCATGGTGCGGGACGGGAGAGGTACAGGCATCGGGCAGGGTTTCTCTGCAAAAGTGAATGTGAATCTCGGCACTTCAACTGCAATAACAGATCCAGAGGCCGAAGTTGCAAAAGCACGGATCGCAGAACAGTATGGTGCAGATACCATCACCGACCTCTCGATGGGCGGCGATATCACGGCAATCCGGGAGGCTGTCGTTGCAGAGACCTCCGTCCCGCTCACCACCGTCCCAGTCTACCAGGCAACAATCGAGGCAGGCGGGGTTGGGGAACTCAATGCCGATATCATTATTGATTGTGTACAAAAGCATGCAGAGGAGGGGATCAGCTCGCTGGTTTTGCATGCAACAGACCGGAGAATCCTCTCGGCACTTAAGAGAAGCCAGCGTATCCTTGGTGTCGTCTCAAAAGGGGGGTCCATGACGGCTGCATACATGCTCAGAACCGGAAAGGAAAACCCCTTCCTCGAACACTTTGATGAAGTCGCCGAAATCATGAGACGGCACGAGATCGTCGTCTCGCTTGGAAACACGATGCGGGGCGGGAGTATCGTTGACGGGGGCGATGCTGCTGCGGCTCTTGAGCGGAAGCAGAATATCGAAATCGCAGACCGTTTCCATGAAGCAGGAGTCCAGGTGATCATCGAAGGATGCGGCGGCCATGTCAGGATTGACCGCATCCCCTTCTGTGTCCGGCTGTATAAGGACGCCTCCTCCTACCCCCTCTTTGTCGCAGGGCCGCTTGCAACCGACCGGGCTGTCGGCCACGATCATATCGCCGGTGCAATCGGGGCGGCGGGAGCAGTGGCTGCAGGGGCAGACTATCTCTGTGCCATCACCCCGGCAGAACATATCGGCCTCCCGACAGGAGACGAGATCCGGGATGGGCTGATCGCCTTCAGGATAGCAGCCCATGCCGGCGATACCGTCCGGCTGGGACTGGATGAGAGCGACAGATCCTTCTCGCAATGCCGGGCGGCTCTCGACTGGAAGGGCCAGGTTGAACTGGCAATCGATCCGGAGGGTATCCGGTCACGGGTTCCGGAGAGCGGGCCCTGCTCAATGTGCGGCGATTACTGTGCGATTAAGATCATGCAGGAGCACCTGGGCCGCTTTTGA
- a CDS encoding plasmid pRiA4b ORF-3 family protein — translation MKNEFPEGQVVCYDERKEKIRGYFRRPGITARYEYDFGEEWQHSKSHSKRNVHGRERGDISLLSLVIEVCMVPSSLRIPSSSPPPITCNTLSKSGIHTLADNSRAGCLVIPL, via the coding sequence ATGAAAAATGAATTCCCGGAAGGTCAGGTGGTCTGTTATGATGAACGGAAAGAGAAGATCAGGGGGTATTTCAGGAGGCCAGGCATCACAGCCCGGTATGAGTATGATTTCGGTGAAGAATGGCAGCACTCTAAATCACATTCGAAGAGGAACGTCCACGGGAGGGAGAGAGGAGATATATCCCTGCTATCACTGGTGATTGAGGTATGTATGGTTCCATCATCCTTGAGAATACCCTCCTCCTCCCCACCCCCCATCACGTGCAATACTTTAAGTAAATCCGGAATCCATACTTTAGCAGATAACTCGCGCGCTGGATGCCTGGTGATACCATTATGA
- the eif1A gene encoding translation initiation factor eIF-1A has protein sequence MTDSNKKTGEPEGVVRVRLPNRRLKEQFAIADLMLGSNHIRVRCGDGITRMGRIKGKIKKRVWIREGDILIVIPWSFQDEKCDIIYRYTKPQVDWLRSHNYL, from the coding sequence CTGACTGATAGCAACAAAAAAACCGGAGAACCAGAAGGGGTCGTACGAGTCCGTCTTCCGAACAGACGTTTAAAAGAACAGTTTGCAATTGCAGATCTGATGCTTGGATCAAACCATATCAGGGTCCGTTGTGGTGACGGCATAACCCGGATGGGCAGGATCAAAGGCAAGATCAAAAAGCGGGTCTGGATCCGCGAAGGTGATATCTTAATCGTCATTCCCTGGTCATTCCAGGACGAAAAATGCGATATCATCTATCGCTACACCAAACCACAGGTAGACTGGCTCAGGTCACACAACTACCTCTGA
- a CDS encoding RNA-guided endonuclease InsQ/TnpB family protein: MIVSYKYRAYPDAATEAELNAALDTCRWLYNTLLEECNAMRENGIRPTMRGTQARIVTLKEEHPFLKGVYSKVLQMVNYTLWSNIAALSQMKKRGRKIGKLRFKSASRFRTLNYNQSGFRIDSEQSTITFSKIGTVPFRMYRPYTGTVKGVLITRSGDKWFVIIQAEQAEAEAVTESTCEGRSVGIDVGLNSFAVDSDGIVIENPRFYERSLNKIRKLQRSIARKQRFSKNWKKAKSRLEKAYDHVTNQKRDFLHKLSRSYVDRYRTICVEDLDIKGLKEKGSSKGLHRSIHDVSWGRFYSYLDYKAESAGTRVIKVDPRNTSQICANCGSIVKKILSVRVHECPYCGYVTDRDYNAAVNIHRVGMEHPFEPVEPIPLRHISVMQVLSMKQEAPPFRVG, translated from the coding sequence ATGATCGTCTCCTACAAGTATCGGGCCTATCCTGATGCGGCCACTGAGGCAGAGCTGAATGCCGCACTCGATACGTGCAGGTGGCTCTATAACACACTTCTCGAAGAATGTAATGCCATGCGGGAGAACGGGATCCGGCCAACCATGCGAGGGACGCAGGCACGGATCGTCACGCTGAAAGAGGAGCACCCGTTTCTCAAGGGTGTGTACTCGAAAGTGCTTCAGATGGTGAACTATACCCTCTGGAGCAACATCGCCGCACTCTCGCAGATGAAGAAGAGAGGACGAAAGATCGGGAAACTCCGGTTCAAGAGCGCATCCCGATTTCGGACCCTTAACTATAATCAGTCCGGGTTTCGGATCGATTCAGAGCAGAGCACGATCACGTTCTCAAAGATCGGAACCGTTCCCTTTAGGATGTACCGGCCATACACAGGAACGGTGAAAGGTGTCCTCATCACCCGATCCGGTGATAAATGGTTTGTGATCATCCAGGCAGAGCAGGCAGAAGCAGAGGCTGTCACCGAATCAACGTGTGAAGGTCGATCTGTTGGTATTGATGTTGGTCTGAACTCATTTGCCGTTGATAGTGATGGTATAGTGATCGAGAATCCCCGGTTCTATGAGCGGTCCCTGAATAAAATCAGGAAGTTACAAAGAAGCATTGCCCGGAAACAGCGTTTCTCAAAGAACTGGAAAAAGGCAAAGAGCAGACTGGAGAAGGCTTATGATCATGTCACAAACCAGAAGAGAGATTTTCTTCACAAACTCTCCCGGAGCTATGTTGACAGGTATAGAACGATCTGCGTCGAAGACCTGGATATCAAAGGGCTGAAGGAAAAAGGGAGTTCAAAAGGGCTGCACAGGAGCATTCATGATGTTTCCTGGGGACGATTCTATTCATATCTTGATTACAAGGCTGAGAGTGCTGGTACAAGAGTGATCAAAGTCGATCCCCGAAATACATCACAAATTTGCGCGAACTGTGGAAGCATCGTAAAAAAGATCCTTTCTGTGAGAGTCCATGAATGCCCGTACTGTGGGTATGTTACCGACAGGGATTACAATGCTGCGGTGAATATTCACCGCGTGGGGATGGAACATCCCTTTGAGCCTGTGGAGCCAATACCTCTACGTCACATCTCTGTGATGCAAGTATTGTCTATGAAGCAGGAAGCCCCGCCCTTCAGGGTGGGGTAG
- a CDS encoding response regulator, producing the protein MNTAAILIVEDEAVTAMALKQALLSNGYSVCGVVPTAEQAVEKARDLDPDIILMDIKLAGEMSGIDAAREIMSDKNVPVIYLTAFSDEHILNQAKYTEPFGYLVNYPTLKGGASCFIDNTCITEM; encoded by the coding sequence ATGAATACTGCAGCGATACTGATCGTAGAAGATGAGGCAGTCACCGCAATGGCACTCAAACAGGCCCTGCTCAGTAATGGGTATTCAGTCTGCGGAGTTGTTCCGACTGCCGAGCAGGCCGTAGAAAAGGCCAGAGATCTTGACCCCGATATTATCCTGATGGATATCAAGCTCGCCGGGGAGATGAGTGGGATCGACGCGGCGAGGGAAATAATGTCAGATAAGAATGTTCCGGTCATATATCTGACAGCTTTTTCTGATGAACATATTCTTAATCAGGCCAAGTATACTGAGCCATTTGGATATCTCGTGAACTACCCCACCCTGAAGGGCGGGGCTTCCTGCTTCATAGACAATACTTGCATCACAGAGATGTGA
- a CDS encoding DUF362 domain-containing protein, with amino-acid sequence MAAKAAKVWFASSEAGAKGESLQAKLLRLLDETGLCERVAGDGGLVAVKTHFGEEGCDSFVSPLYIRQVVGKVKEAGGVPFLTDTNTLYRGMRHNAVSHLALAIRHGFGSEVTGAPVFIADGLRSENEVVITIPGVHLQEARIATGIAEADSLVVVSHVKGHAVAGFGGAIKNLAMGCASAAGKHEQHRAMPAIAKEDGCEGCGGCVSACPENAIIFEGAARIDPDTCIGCGICVDICPESAIYFDYERDAAHLSERLAEYALAAASLFPEKVLYLNFLLKITPDCDCAPFSDRQIVPDIGILASADPVAIDAASLDIINAQHGLDGTRLLLHHAPGEDKFAGVWPQVPIRRQVIHGEQIGLGSSEYELIRI; translated from the coding sequence ATGGCTGCAAAGGCTGCAAAGGTATGGTTTGCCTCGTCTGAGGCAGGTGCAAAAGGCGAGAGTCTCCAGGCAAAGCTCCTGCGGCTCCTTGATGAGACGGGGCTTTGCGAGCGGGTTGCCGGAGATGGCGGTCTTGTCGCGGTGAAGACGCATTTTGGAGAAGAAGGGTGTGACAGTTTCGTCTCGCCGCTCTATATCCGGCAGGTGGTTGGGAAAGTGAAAGAGGCGGGCGGGGTGCCGTTTCTGACCGATACAAACACGCTCTACCGGGGGATGAGGCACAATGCCGTCTCGCATCTTGCGCTTGCCATCCGGCACGGGTTTGGCTCCGAGGTGACCGGTGCGCCAGTTTTTATCGCAGACGGGCTCAGATCAGAAAACGAGGTGGTGATCACAATCCCCGGAGTCCACCTGCAGGAAGCCAGGATAGCCACCGGGATTGCCGAGGCCGATTCTCTGGTCGTCGTCTCGCATGTCAAGGGCCATGCGGTTGCGGGTTTTGGAGGGGCGATCAAGAACCTGGCGATGGGGTGTGCCTCGGCTGCCGGAAAACATGAGCAGCACCGTGCGATGCCCGCCATTGCAAAAGAAGATGGCTGTGAAGGGTGCGGGGGCTGCGTCTCTGCCTGCCCGGAGAACGCAATCATTTTTGAGGGCGCTGCCCGGATTGATCCGGACACCTGTATCGGATGTGGTATCTGCGTTGATATCTGCCCGGAATCTGCGATCTACTTTGATTATGAACGTGATGCAGCACACCTCTCGGAACGGCTCGCGGAATATGCTCTCGCCGCTGCCTCGCTCTTCCCGGAGAAGGTGCTGTACCTGAACTTCCTCCTCAAAATAACCCCCGACTGCGACTGTGCACCCTTCTCGGACCGGCAGATCGTCCCGGATATCGGGATACTTGCCTCAGCCGATCCGGTGGCAATTGATGCAGCGAGCCTGGATATCATCAATGCCCAGCACGGGCTGGATGGAACCCGGCTTCTCCTGCACCATGCTCCGGGTGAGGATAAGTTTGCAGGAGTCTGGCCACAGGTGCCGATTAGAAGACAGGTTATCCACGGTGAGCAGATCGGCCTTGGCAGCAGCGAGTACGAACTGATCAGGATCTGA
- a CDS encoding PAS domain S-box protein translates to MASKEQESIPFIALTITTAISLIITLYSLSIGWFIIFQNLYYIPIIIACIYYYKRGFLFSILLAILYFILFASATTDSDLLLGAGARVALFILIAGVITYLAMKRAELATQLGRSNDELTAANEELLASEEEIRSHVDELYSAQQIITETKDRYLALFEAAGDAIFLHRIEADGMPGRFIEVNERACESLGYTRDELLGLTVIDVAGEKARAEAPERMQEFLKRESAIFESDLKRKDGSTFPVEVSARVIRHPDETLILSVVRDITDRRAAEEEILLKNAAIDSSINGIAIADTSGIITYVNPAFLSLWGYDDTDEVIGRSVLDFWVSEEEAEQVVLSIQQYGRWSGEMEGRRKDGSTMPLQLSGSIVRDAAGLPIALMGSFIDITERTAAEAALRQMEEEKTTVLDSMPVMLAYLNPDLTVRYANQVASASVGQKPTDLIGRHCHEIWHGRTECCENCPVVKTLSTGMIEEGEIQIPDGRIFHLKGCPVYGDDGEVEGIIEFGIDITEQRAAENALHITNHKLQLLSSITRHDILNQIMAGLGFLELTDCRDMDPEQVRYLKQVTLALQNIRRQIEFTREYENLGVREPAWLDIGEMVQTLPSGPVPVTNECGKIAIYADPMLEKVFSNLFDNTISHAEGATGIILRCERSNGELVISWEDDGPGIPDDQKGRIFARGFGKNTGFGLFLSREILGITGIEISETGIPGNGARFEIRVPKGRFFLSDETA, encoded by the coding sequence ATGGCGAGCAAAGAGCAGGAGAGTATACCCTTTATTGCACTCACCATAACAACAGCGATCTCTCTCATCATCACGCTCTACTCCCTCTCCATCGGCTGGTTCATCATCTTCCAGAACCTCTACTACATTCCAATCATCATCGCGTGCATCTATTATTATAAGCGGGGCTTCCTCTTCTCCATCCTGCTTGCCATCCTCTATTTCATCCTCTTCGCCTCTGCCACCACCGACTCGGATCTCCTGCTGGGTGCGGGAGCCAGGGTGGCTTTATTCATCCTGATCGCCGGTGTGATCACCTACCTTGCCATGAAGAGGGCTGAGCTTGCCACGCAGCTTGGCCGATCAAATGACGAACTGACGGCTGCAAACGAGGAGTTACTCGCATCTGAGGAGGAGATCAGGTCTCACGTTGATGAGCTGTATTCAGCCCAGCAGATCATCACCGAGACGAAAGACCGCTACCTGGCACTCTTTGAGGCAGCAGGCGATGCGATCTTTCTCCACCGGATAGAAGCAGACGGCATGCCGGGCCGGTTCATTGAGGTGAACGAACGGGCATGCGAGAGCCTCGGATACACGCGGGATGAACTGCTTGGGCTCACCGTTATCGATGTCGCCGGGGAGAAAGCACGAGCAGAGGCACCGGAGCGGATGCAGGAATTTCTGAAACGGGAAAGTGCCATCTTTGAGTCTGATCTGAAGAGAAAAGACGGCAGCACCTTCCCGGTGGAGGTCAGCGCACGCGTCATCAGGCATCCTGATGAGACCCTCATCCTCTCGGTCGTCCGTGATATCACTGATCGGAGAGCTGCAGAGGAAGAGATTCTCCTGAAGAATGCTGCCATTGACTCATCAATCAATGGAATCGCCATTGCTGACACGAGCGGAATTATCACGTACGTAAACCCTGCATTTTTGTCCTTATGGGGATATGACGATACAGACGAAGTGATTGGGAGATCAGTGCTTGACTTCTGGGTATCGGAAGAGGAAGCAGAACAGGTTGTCCTTTCGATCCAACAATATGGAAGATGGTCGGGAGAGATGGAGGGGAGGAGAAAGGACGGCTCAACCATGCCGCTCCAGCTCTCAGGCAGCATTGTCCGTGACGCCGCAGGCCTCCCAATTGCCCTGATGGGATCGTTTATTGATATAACCGAGCGAACGGCAGCTGAAGCGGCGCTCAGGCAGATGGAGGAGGAGAAAACCACTGTCCTTGACTCAATGCCGGTGATGCTCGCATACTTAAATCCCGACCTGACCGTCCGGTATGCAAACCAGGTCGCAAGCGCATCGGTGGGGCAGAAGCCAACAGATCTCATCGGCCGCCACTGCCATGAGATCTGGCATGGTCGAACCGAGTGCTGTGAGAACTGCCCGGTGGTGAAAACACTCTCAACTGGAATGATCGAGGAAGGCGAGATACAGATCCCTGATGGCCGGATCTTCCACCTGAAAGGGTGCCCGGTCTATGGTGATGACGGGGAGGTTGAGGGGATCATCGAATTTGGCATCGACATCACCGAACAGCGGGCAGCCGAGAATGCGCTCCATATCACAAACCATAAGCTGCAGCTCCTCTCAAGCATCACCCGCCATGACATCCTCAACCAGATCATGGCAGGCCTTGGATTCCTGGAACTGACCGATTGCAGGGATATGGATCCAGAGCAGGTACGCTATCTTAAACAGGTCACACTCGCACTGCAGAATATCCGCCGCCAGATTGAGTTTACCCGCGAATACGAGAACCTGGGTGTCAGGGAACCCGCCTGGCTTGATATAGGGGAGATGGTACAGACGCTTCCATCAGGGCCGGTGCCCGTAACAAACGAATGCGGGAAAATTGCCATCTATGCAGACCCGATGCTTGAGAAGGTCTTCTCCAATCTCTTCGACAATACCATCAGCCATGCAGAAGGGGCAACAGGCATTATACTCCGGTGCGAGAGATCAAATGGTGAGCTGGTCATCTCCTGGGAAGATGATGGGCCAGGTATCCCCGATGACCAGAAAGGGAGAATATTCGCACGTGGCTTTGGAAAGAACACGGGCTTTGGCCTCTTCCTCAGCCGCGAGATCCTCGGGATCACCGGGATTGAAATCTCTGAGACCGGCATACCCGGGAACGGAGCACGATTTGAGATCAGGGTTCCGAAAGGGCGGTTTTTCCTCTCAGACGAGACGGCCTGA